The following coding sequences are from one Rathayibacter sp. VKM Ac-2760 window:
- a CDS encoding putative immunity protein, with protein sequence MPRRSPHAAAARAAIEARALAATAAARAAGQAAAVAHMADHAPHAAAYAATALTRHGAGNSDRDSERRRQWDALDPGLRPLGFPKGL encoded by the coding sequence GTGCCGCGGCGTTCGCCTCACGCCGCCGCCGCCCGCGCGGCGATCGAGGCCAGGGCACTCGCGGCGACCGCCGCCGCGAGGGCGGCCGGGCAGGCGGCGGCCGTCGCGCACATGGCCGACCACGCTCCGCACGCCGCGGCCTACGCCGCCACCGCGCTCACGCGGCACGGCGCAGGTAACAGCGACCGCGACTCCGAGCGCCGCCGCCAGTGGGACGCACTCGACCCCGGCCTGCGCCCGCTCGGCTTCCCGAAGGGGCTCTGA
- a CDS encoding MarR family transcriptional regulator — MTSPRTEVLEALRQYAVRYQESAHELARWMGLPTVDGTALGEIVWAEREQAPLSPSRLAARVGLTTGATNALLTRLESRGLVERSRESSDRRLVTVRSTDAAQERLEPFLARSAAELAGVLDDYDDAALELIRGFLGRMSKVLPSG; from the coding sequence ATGACATCGCCGCGGACCGAGGTGCTCGAAGCGCTCCGGCAGTACGCCGTCCGCTACCAGGAGTCGGCCCACGAGCTCGCCCGCTGGATGGGGCTGCCCACGGTCGACGGCACGGCCCTCGGCGAGATCGTCTGGGCCGAGCGGGAGCAGGCACCCCTCTCCCCCAGCCGCCTCGCGGCCCGCGTCGGCCTGACCACCGGAGCGACAAACGCCCTCCTCACCCGCCTCGAGAGCCGCGGCCTCGTGGAGCGCTCGCGGGAGAGCAGCGACCGGCGGCTCGTCACCGTCCGTTCCACCGACGCGGCTCAGGAGCGGCTCGAGCCGTTCCTCGCGCGGTCCGCGGCGGAGCTCGCCGGGGTCCTCGACGACTACGACGACGCCGCGCTCGAGCTGATCCGCGGGTTCCTCGGGCGGATGAGCAAGGTCCTGCCGTCGGGCTGA